One region of Vitis vinifera cultivar Pinot Noir 40024 chromosome 1, ASM3070453v1 genomic DNA includes:
- the LOC100256910 gene encoding protein FEZ, protein MERNDADKLEEVMLPGFRFHPTDEELVGFYLKRKIQQKPLSIELIKQLDIYKYDPWDLPKLATTGEKEWYFYCPRDRKYRNSARPNRVTGAGFWKATGTDRPIYSSEGTKCIGLKKSLVFYKGRAAKGIKTDWMMHEFRLPSLTNSAPPKRLMDKSVPANDSWAICRIFKKTNSMAQRALSHSWVSPLPETTTSDILGQFARNADHQFSSENMSLAAKPSSGFHFCFTEDLQQTSTTTFSPIHVSSYKPINPIAGKPSQLSTAIGDLHTSFMLSQLGTSGPVTPTVDVSSMLLNMPSSMLGDLGKTSESIDFSGSEQLCNGFPVTLPQDIQGNVCSGEEAALLKNLNVIHGDDQWESVRAMGFPFGLPLNMAEGWKPNMLWDSSPCPSEMSTSYSTNKCYT, encoded by the exons ATGGAGAGAAATGATGCTGATAAACTGGAGGAAGTCATGCTTCCGGGGTTTCGGTTTCATCCCACGGACGAGGAGCTGGTTGGGTTTTACCTGAAGAGGAAGATTCAGCAGAAGCCTCTCTCTATTGAGCTCATCAAGCAACTAGATATCTATAAATATGATCCCTGGGATCTTCCAA AGTTGGCAACCACGGGAGAGAAAGAATGGTATTTTTACTGCCCTAGGGACCGCAAGTATAGAAACAGTGCTCGACCTAATCGAGTAACTGGAGCTGGATTTTGGAAAGCCACAGGAACGGACCGACCTATCTACTCCTCTGAAGGTACCAAGTGCATTGGCTTGAAGAAGTCTCTTGTTTTCTACAAAGGCAGAGCTGCTAAAGGGATCAAAACTGATTGGATGATGCATGAGTTTCGGTTGCCTTCTCTCACCAACTCCGCGCCACCAAAAAGATTAATGGACAAAAGCGTTCCTGCCAAT GATTCATGGGCAATTTGCAGGATCTTTAAGAAAACCAACTCCATGGCACAAAGAGCTCTCTCTCACTCATGGGTCTCTCCATTGCCTGAAACCACAACATCTGATATACTCGGCCAGTTTGCACGCAATGCTGATCATCAGTTTAGTTCAGAGAATATGTCACTGGCAGCAAAACCTAGCTCGGGCTTCCATTTTTGTTTTACCGAAGATTTACAACAAACCTCCACTACTACTTTCTCTCCTATACATGTTTCCTCCTACAAGCCCATTAATCCAATTGCTGGTAAACCATCTCAACTTTCCACTGCCATAGGAGACCTTCATACAAGCTTCATGCTTTCACAGCTGGGAACGTCTGGACCTGTAACACCCACAGTTGATGTTTCTTCCATGCTGTTAAATATGCCATCTTCCATGCTTGGAGATCTTGGTAAGACCTCTGAGAGCATAGATTTTAGCGGGTCAGAACAGCTATGCAATGGCTTCCCAGTCACTTTACCGCAGGATATACAAGGCAATGTCTGTAGTGGCGAAGAGGCTGCCTTGCTGAAGAACCTGAATGTGATACATGGTGATGATCAATGGGAGTCTGTTCGAGCAATGGGATTTCCCTTCGGTTTGCCTTTGAATATGGCTGAAGGATGGAAACCAAACATGCTGTGGGATTCTTCTCCATGCCCTAGTGAGATGTCCACAAGTTATTCTACGAACAAGTGCTATACTTAA